TCGAGCGCCGCCTCATAGGTCTTCAGCACCTCGTCCGATTGACCGGTCATGGCGAGGAAGCGGGCAAGGCTCTCGTATCCACCGAGATCGTTCGGATCGAGTTCGATGGCCTTTCGAAAGGCAGCGTCTGCATCGCCTACCCGGTTGGAGTACGTGGCAACCCACCCCGCAAGCTGACGCAGCTTCGCGTTCTCCGGCTCCGCCTCCACAGCGGCACCGACCCGCTCGACCGAGCCCTGGATGTCGCCCTCGCGAAGTTCGAGATCGAGAAGGGCACGCAGGATCTCGTAGCGGTTCGGGCTCAGCTCCTGGGCCTTCAGGAAATCGACACGCGCCGCCTCTCGGTTGCCGAGGAGGACGTGAATCCGGCCAAGGGCGTACTCGCCTTCCGCACCACGCTCCGCCGGATCGATCCCCTCGAGCTCTCGCAAGGCAGCCGTCGGATCGCCCTTTCGCACGAGGCTTTGTGCGACCAGGATGCGCATCTTGGCATCATCGCCGTCGGCGTCCAACACCCGCCGACCCATCTCGACGGCCAGGTTGTGATCACCGAGCGCTGCGTGAATGCGGGTCATCAGCTTCTGGGCATCGACCAGGTTCGGATCGAGCTCGATGGCTCGCGCCACGGCTGGGCGCGCTCCGGCCCGATCGCCGGAAAGGAAAAGGGCCGAGCCCAGGAGGTACTGGCCCTGGGGCCAATCCGGACGGGCGTCGAGCGCGCGACGCATCGAGGCAGCGCCCTCTTCGTACTTCCCTTCCGCGAGATCGATCTTCGTCTTCACGAACAGGGCCTGGGGCGAGCTCTCGTCTTTCGCGAGCACGGCATCGACGACGGCGCGGCCCTGGGCAAGCTGGGCCTTGTCCCCGCTCCTGAAACCCAGGTCGACCAGCACTTCGGCTCGGCGCAACCGGGCCAGCTCGTTTCGAGGCTCCGCCTCGAGGGCCTGCTCCGCGGCTTCCAGGGCTCCTTCCAGGTCCCCGTTCTGCCCGCGATAGGTGGACAGGAGGAGGAAGGGCTTCGGATCCGTAGGATCGGCCTGGGTGGCCTCCTGGATCATCGCGTCCGCCTGCTCGCGGCGACCCTGCACGTGGTAGAAGCGTGCCAGCGTGTAGATCAAATCGACGTTGTCGGATTCCTTGTCGATGCCCTGACGCAGAACGGCTTCCGCATCCTCGATGCGCTCCTTGGACATCAAGAAGTTCGCCAGCATGGTGTAGGCGGCGATGCGGCGTTCGGGTTCCGCCAACTCCAGAGCCGTGTGGAAGTTCTCCTCGGCCTCTTCGTCGCGAGATTGGGACGCGAGGAAACCCGCCAGCGCCGCATGGGATGCGAAGCCGGGCTCGATCTCCGTCACCTTTCGGAAGAGCACCTCCGCTTCTTCGTTCTGATCCTGACTTCGGAGATAGTTTGCATAGAGCAGGACCGGGCCGGCTTCGTCTGGCGCGACCTCTGCCGCCGTGCGCAATGCTTCTCCCGCTTCGGCGGGCTTGCGAAGCGCGCCAAGTGCGCGAGCGCGAAGCACGTGGGCCTGCCACTGGGTCGCGTCGAGAGCGAGGATCTCGTCCGCGTTCTGGACTGCCTGCTCGAGATCATCCTCCTTGCCGTAGAGCAGGAACTGGCCGTAGCGAAGCCGCGCATCGATGTTGCCCGGATCCAGGCGCACGGTTTCCTGCAACTCCCAATAGGCGCGGCGCGGATCTTCCTTTCCGAGCATGGCCTGGGCCAGGCCCCAATGGGCTGCCGCAGAATTGGGATCGATCTGGAGCATGTTGCGGAACTCGATCTCCGCCTCGGCCCACGCTTCTTCCTCGAGATAGCCCTGGCCCGCCTCATCATGCTCCGCGAACTGGGCCTCTGGACTGGAACAGGCAAGCATGGCCAGGACGACAATCGGAAGGACCCTGGCTGCCCATCGTTGAACCCACATGTCGAATCGTCTCCCTGTTCCCAAGATCGGCGGATGGCCTTGCGGTCCCCACGAAAGCCCGATCCCCGCGACGTGCGGAGGCCGGCGAGGCAGGGAGCCTAGTCGACCTCACGGTGGACCCGCCACGAATCGTGGGTGATCCCCATGCGCCCGATCATGTAGTTGAGCTTGCGGCGGCTGATACCCAGAAAGCCCGCCGCCTCCTTCTGGATGAAACCGCTGCGCTCGAGGGCTTCGAGGACGACGGCGCGTTCGATTTCGGCCAGCGAGAGGCCCGTCTGGGGGAGCGCAGGCCGCCAGCCCTTGCTGCTTCCGAGAAGGCGGACGAGGCCGATTTCCGACGCCTCGACCCGCGGCCCATCGCTCATCAGCACGGCCCGCTCGATCACGTTGCGGAGCTCACGGATGTTGCCGGGCCACGGATGGCTCTTGAGATGCGCCATGGCATCCGCAGCAAAGCCGACCAGCGTCTTCCCCACGTCGGCCGCGAGCTCCCGGAGGAAGTGGTTCGCCAGGGCTTCGACATCCTCCGGCCGCTCGCGCAAGGGAGGCAGGTCGATGCCAATCACGTTCAACCGGAAGAACAGATCTTCGCGGAACGTCCCGGCCTCGATCGCGGAAGGCAGCTCCCGATTCGTCGCGGCCACGATGCGGACATCCGTGCGCAAGACCTGACTGCCACCGAGTCGTTGGAACTCCTGATCCTGCAGCACACGCAACAACTTGGCCTGGGTCACGAGTGAGAGATCACCGATTTCGTCCAGGAAGAGCGTGCCGCCATCGGCCTGCTCGAAGCGACCGATGCGCAGCCGATCCGCGGAAGTGAAGGCCCCGCGCTCGTGACCGAAGAGTTCTGATTCGAGCAGGGTCTCCGGCAGGGCGGCGCAGTTCACCTTGATGAAGGGCCCCTCGGAACGCTCGGATGCGGAGTGGACGAGTCCGGCGATGAGCTCTTTGCCGGTACCGGTTTCTCCCGTGACGAGCACCGTCGACTTGGAAACCGCCACGCGTTCGGCCAGGGCCACTGCCTTTCGCAATGCCGCACTCGTGCCCACGATGCGTTCGCGGGCCATGCGCTCGTCCCGTTCCTCGCGCAGACTCGTCAGTTCGCTGGCAAGCCTGGCGTGGCCGAGGGCGCGCTCGACCCGAGCTTCGAGCTCCGAAAGCTCGAAGGGCTTCTGGATGAAATCGTGGGCGCCGAGGCGCATGGCCTCGACGGCATCCTCGACGGTTCCATAGGCGGTCATCAGCAGCACGGCCGTATGCTCGTCGCGTGCTCGAGCAGCGCGCAGGACGGCCATCCCACCGGCACCCTCGGCACCGGGCATTCGGAGATCGGTCACGACCATGTCATAGGGTTCGACCCCGGGATCGGAC
The genomic region above belongs to bacterium and contains:
- a CDS encoding tetratricopeptide repeat protein, with translation MWVQRWAARVLPIVVLAMLACSSPEAQFAEHDEAGQGYLEEEAWAEAEIEFRNMLQIDPNSAAAHWGLAQAMLGKEDPRRAYWELQETVRLDPGNIDARLRYGQFLLYGKEDDLEQAVQNADEILALDATQWQAHVLRARALGALRKPAEAGEALRTAAEVAPDEAGPVLLYANYLRSQDQNEEAEVLFRKVTEIEPGFASHAALAGFLASQSRDEEAEENFHTALELAEPERRIAAYTMLANFLMSKERIEDAEAVLRQGIDKESDNVDLIYTLARFYHVQGRREQADAMIQEATQADPTDPKPFLLLSTYRGQNGDLEGALEAAEQALEAEPRNELARLRRAEVLVDLGFRSGDKAQLAQGRAVVDAVLAKDESSPQALFVKTKIDLAEGKYEEGAASMRRALDARPDWPQGQYLLGSALFLSGDRAGARPAVARAIELDPNLVDAQKLMTRIHAALGDHNLAVEMGRRVLDADGDDAKMRILVAQSLVRKGDPTAALRELEGIDPAERGAEGEYALGRIHVLLGNREAARVDFLKAQELSPNRYEILRALLDLELREGDIQGSVERVGAAVEAEPENAKLRQLAGWVATYSNRVGDADAAFRKAIELDPNDLGGYESLARFLAMTGQSDEVLKTYEAALEANPSFGPLHLVVGTLYEMKKDTAKAIERYEEAIRLAPELAVAKNNLAYLLADQDGNLDRALDLAQEAKGLLPDNPNAADTLGWVLYKKNVPSAAIDYLKEAVGGMQPDNRQISLVRHHLALAYEANKNFDEARQAWSQALDEIEEYYSGQGDEESRPQPAWTAEIRAGLERVGS
- a CDS encoding sigma-54-dependent Fis family transcriptional regulator; its protein translation is MTRADPRLLLVEDNAGLRRGIARALVDRFAVLDEAADADAALERLSDPGVEPYDMVVTDLRMPGAEGAGGMAVLRAARARDEHTAVLLMTAYGTVEDAVEAMRLGAHDFIQKPFELSELEARVERALGHARLASELTSLREERDERMARERIVGTSAALRKAVALAERVAVSKSTVLVTGETGTGKELIAGLVHSASERSEGPFIKVNCAALPETLLESELFGHERGAFTSADRLRIGRFEQADGGTLFLDEIGDLSLVTQAKLLRVLQDQEFQRLGGSQVLRTDVRIVAATNRELPSAIEAGTFREDLFFRLNVIGIDLPPLRERPEDVEALANHFLRELAADVGKTLVGFAADAMAHLKSHPWPGNIRELRNVIERAVLMSDGPRVEASEIGLVRLLGSSKGWRPALPQTGLSLAEIERAVVLEALERSGFIQKEAAGFLGISRRKLNYMIGRMGITHDSWRVHREVD